The DNA segment CCATTATGACTTTTAATGCTGGCACTTTTCGGTATATGGCACCAGAGGTATGTACGTACTCTTAGGAGTTTGagaaatattgtaattattcaGATTATACGTAATAAGGTCGCTAAAAGCAAGTCATACACTGAGAAATGTGACGTATATAGCTTTGGTATTACATTTTGGGAAGTAATGTCAAGAAAGATACCATTCTACCACTTGACAGTAGGTAATGAAGTGGCCATTCTAGTTCAAGCCACAAAAGGTTAGAGTATACCTAACATACTCAGCTGCTTCTAACATTCTTAATTTTGTAGGAACTCGACCAAATTTAGATGACATCAGGAATATTCCAAAATCCAATCAGATAATAAAACTTATAAGTCGCTGTTGGAATGGAGACGCAGATAAACGACCGAAAATGCAagaaataataagtaatattaataatttgtaccGAATTAAGGATGTGGAAGAGCCTAACTTAAGTCTGAAAATACAAGACAAAAATGAAGTTAACAAATTGATTCATGGAGATATGAATGCAATTCAGAAAGATGAATGGAAAAATATTACTATAAGAGAGGTACttacaatatattattatataaataatcacaatctctttatacaaatttcaaatagctCATTGGATATGGTTCGCTTGGAGAAGTATATAAGGCTCTCTGGAAAACTGAGAAGGGACCAAAGATAATTGCACTTAAAAGATATAGACCTTATTGTTCGATCGActcaaaaaaattaacaatttatagTTCACAACTAAAGCATGAtcatattctaaaattatattgtCTATCCATTGATGACAATAGTAGACCTATTGAACTTATGGAGTATGCCGATTGCGGAACTCTCTATAGTGCTGTGCATGATTGTACAGTCAATATTGTTAATAATGAATATGAGAAGTATTCGTTAATGTGGATGTTGCATTGCGTGAAGGTAAATTTCggttgtattatttttgaatcctttaataatattttcctTGAATTTATAGGGTCTCAAATTTCTACATGAACAAAACATTATTCATCGGAATATAACTACAGGGAATCTACTTCTTTTCAACAATTATCAAACCCTTAAGATTTCACACTCTGAAACAATGAAGACAGAGAGTAGATTAATGACAACAGTTGTTGGAAATTTTAGATATATGGCTGCAGAAGTTTGTATttcataatacaaattttttaatcgaaattaattatatgtttataaataaatatatgtagattatGGAAGGGATGCAATACACCAAAAAGTGCGATATCTATAGCTTCGGGATAATGCTGTGGGAGGTGATGTCACGAAAGAAACCGTTCGGCGATATGAGAAACGACATTAGTTTGATTATACATGTGATTAAAGGTAAAGAtgcttttgaaatataattaagagTCTAACAAATGATTTCTCTGTAGGTCTTCGTCCAAATATAAATGATGTCGTCCACATTCAAAATTCGGATGagataaaaatattgataacaAACTGCTGGGATGCGGATGCTCAGAAACGACCTTCTATGGAAAAAGTAGTTGCAATTATGGAaaaatattcttcttatttAGAGAACGACAAccaaattttgaatatgatgaaaaatatttttacaaactgcacgattatttaaaattatgttattatgcatatacatacataattcatttttcaattcaCGTTCTtctagtttttgttttaaatttataaaaatataataataaagttgcaaaaataGTTCACATATGAgtttatatgtttaattaGTCCACATTTTGGTCGTTTTTCAAGGTTTCAATATCGATTTTATAACATTTCTTCTCTTTTAAAAcctattaattttataatactaCAACAATCTATAgcaacgaaataaaaaaacaagtaagaaacctacagtcaagtgtactcgactatgagatacccgctacccattttgaataaaatcaatatattatgcggtattattctcaaaatataccaaatatactgcacaAATACTAAATGGTCTATgaggtatatcgatatagtaccgcgttcaaaatataccatagacggcacaatataccagattgtcagccaaagcaacacaGACTCCTAGgaagaaggcgtttttgcccatacaaaagtatttctttaataacttcgacaatttttatctgatcgcaaccaaattttcagcaatcataactactatagttattattgtatataccaaaattcaaaattccaactctagctttaaaattacgcttgttattcgatttttttgatttgcgggcgcggaagtgggcgtggtaaaaatttgaaacaaacttgatctgcgtacaaacataacaaatgctgaaaaaaaattatagctctatc comes from the Drosophila sulfurigaster albostrigata strain 15112-1811.04 chromosome 2L, ASM2355843v2, whole genome shotgun sequence genome and includes:
- the LOC133835357 gene encoding mitogen-activated protein kinase kinase kinase 7-like, with protein sequence MEGMQYTKKCDIYSFGIMLWEVMSRKKPFGDMRNDISLIIHVIKGLRPNINDVVHIQNSDEIKILITNCWDADAQKRPSMEKVVAIMEKYSSYLENDNQILNMMKNIFTNCTII
- the LOC133848048 gene encoding putative mitogen-activated protein kinase kinase kinase 7-like; its protein translation is MTRNIDWDELTVDNQCIGSGSFGAVFKATWNSKNGQKAVVIKQFHHNSSDDKNKKEVDMLSLVNHDNIVKLIGTTRDENERVAIVMEYAEWGSLHSFLHNEENKDIILPHSLRISWMLQCAKAIKYLHELSPIILHRDLKPRNLLLFNNCLTLKICDFGTVKTLEAIMTFNAGTFRYMAPEVAKSKSYTEKCDVYSFGITFWEVMSRKIPFYHLTVGNEVAILVQATKGTRPNLDDIRNIPKSNQIIKLISRCWNGDADKRPKMQEIISNINNLYRIKDVEEPNLSLKIQDKNEVNKLIHGDMNAIQKDEWKNITIRELIGYGSLGEVYKALWKTEKGPKIIALKRYRPYCSIDSKKLTIYSSQLKHDHILKLYCLSIDDNSRPIELMEYADCGTLYSAVHDCTVNIVNNEYEKYSLMWMLHCVKGLKFLHEQNIIHRNITTGNLLLFNNYQTLKISHSETMKTESRLMTTVVGNFRYMAAEVCIS